The window aagtgctcctcgtgctcagcctcagtttttgagtaaatgaggatgtcgtcaatgaagactatgacgaacgagtctagaaactccttaaacaccctgttcatcagatccatgaatactgcaggagcgttagtcaagccgaaagacatcacaacgaattcgtaatgtccgtacctcgatcgaaaggccgtcttggggatgtcaccgtccctaatcctcaactggtgatagcctgatcgcaggtcgatcttggagaagacggtggctccctgcaactgatcgaacaggtcatcaatcctgggcaaggggtagcggtttttgactgtcaccttgttcagctctcggtagtcaatacaaaggcgcattgacccatccttcttcttcacgaacaatactggggctccccaaggcgacacactgggccggatgaagcctttgtccagcaactcctgtaattggaccttcaactcctttagttcggctggagccattctgtaaggggccctcgagataggagcagtgcccggctctaactcgatggcgaagtctacctctctggggggcggaagtcctgggagttcgtctgggaaaacgtcggggtactctcttaccacgGGTTCGGaggatagggaaacttctggctctctcacatccactacgcttgccaaaataccccaagtaccctggctgagtagtttactggccttcatggctgagatgaccttgggtatacataccatacctgcccccctgaatttgaaactagcctcggagggagggttgaaaacaacttccttgccataacagtctatattggcatggttggctgacagccaatccatgcctagtatcacatcaaaatcctgcatgtctaacactagcaaggtcacgtctaacatacgattcgctatctctacccgacatgcctttatttgttctttggacaacaggacctccccagatggagtagaaaccgacaaaacactacccaaaggctctacctctaaacccacatgctgaacgaaaacggaggatataaacgagtgggatgacccagagtcaaatagcacaaaagcatagtgccccaaaattgggagcgtacctgtcaccacagtgccagctcgctcggcctcctgccgggtagtggcgaaaactctcccctgctgggccgcagaaggctggggcggtgtcgtctcaaagggtttccgaggacacatatcagcagtgtgccccggctgtctgcacctaaagcagactccacttccagccaagcaacgacctccgtggactctcccgcaggtagtacaagcgggtagctctctcagagtcctcccggctgctgcaagctcccgtcggtgtctctggaagacacctcctgacctcagtgttcgctgcggtgctacgtcaggctgcgtctcaacctttctcttctgtcccaaggctgaccctctgccggcagccttagacgcatcggctctctcaggcaggctcaaatccagtgctatacgtagtgcatcagcatgcgtggctgggcggagggctctgacaatgccctgaaggtctagcctgagtcctctaacaaatttctccgtcctggcagcctcatctcttaccatatcgggagcaaagcgggacagcatatcgaactcggcgtcgtactgctccaccgtcatgtcgccttgctccaagtttaggaactcttgcagcttggcgtgcttcacattggcggagaaaaacttagcatagaagttctccttgaactgctcccatgttattttgcttacatcgccccctagcattctctccgcggtctcccaccaggcggtgcccctgtcctccaagaagaagactgcacactgcaccttctgttcttctgggcacttcatgtaccggaaaatagtctctatggacgtcaaccacatttgggcctttgtggggttgtccatggatccgtcaaaggtcttgggattatacttcctgaaatcccgtaagtgtttcgcctcggccgacagttgaactggtactggttgagcttcctcaggggctggaggagcgacggcctgagcctgaacaggggcggcctgggcctgagcaggggcggcctcggcctgaacaggggcggcctggttctgctgggcggcaaggaaaggcgccaaagcagcttgcagcatgtcctgataacgctgctccattgcggcgagatccgcctgggtgaccggtgcgtttgggtcgactgccggtgcaacaggtggcgcctccggctggccacgaccggctcctctgcctcccctaccacctcctcggc is drawn from Cucumis melo cultivar AY chromosome 11, USDA_Cmelo_AY_1.0, whole genome shotgun sequence and contains these coding sequences:
- the LOC127144002 gene encoding uncharacterized protein LOC127144002 — its product is MPPRRGTRRGGGRGGRGAGRGQPEAPPVAPAVDPNAPVTQADLAAMEQRYQDMLQAALAPFLAAQQNQAAPVQAEAAPAQAQAAPVQAQAVAPPAPEEAQPVPVQLSAEAKHLRDFRKYNPKTFDGSMDNPTKAQMWLTSIETIFRYMKCPEEQKVQCAVFFLEDRGTAWWETAERMLGGDVSKITWEQFKENFYAKFFSANVKHAKLQEFLNLEQGDMTVEQYDAEFDMLSRFAPDMVRDEAARTEKFVRGLRLDLQGIVRALRPATHADALRIALDLSLPERADASKAAGRGSALGQKRKVETQPDVAPQRTLRSGGVFQRHRRELAAAGRTLRELPACTTCGRVHGGRCLAGSGVCFRCRQPGHTADMCPRKPFETTPPQPSAAQQGRVFATTRQEAERAGTVVTGRGRGKGKGKLASDPK